One genomic window of Trichlorobacter lovleyi includes the following:
- a CDS encoding ribbon-helix-helix protein, CopG family, whose translation MGRMRENPRYNVISMRVSDEEREQLESLVRRTHKSVSDIMREAMVALTMQLDHRDLRKAA comes from the coding sequence ATGGGCAGAATGAGAGAAAATCCTCGTTATAATGTGATTTCAATGCGGGTTAGTGACGAAGAGCGTGAGCAGCTTGAGTCTTTGGTGCGGCGTACCCATAAGTCGGTATCCGACATCATGCGCGAAGCCATGGTTGCCCTGACCATGCAGCTTGATCATCGCGATCTCCGCAAGGCAGCCTAA
- the rng gene encoding ribonuclease G: MASELVINVTAHETRISLIEKGTIAELYIERTREKGIVGNIYKGRVVRVLPGMQAAFVDIGLEKAAFLYVADVFDAIEEYENLMDGGKKEDHHDDSSDQEFKVLHPIEDLLQEGQELLVQVSKEPIGTKGARITSHISLPGRHVVYMPTVDHVGISRRIEEEEERERLREIVDRLRQPGCGFIVRTASEGKTEEDLRADMEYLAKIWAEIVNKKEKATAPCLIHADLDVVQKVVRDIVTDDVNRIVIDSKADHDRIVQFISTFMPKMKSSIELYDEEEPIFDQYGLEVEISRALGRKVWLKSGGYIIIEQTEALTAIDVNTGRFVGKHNLEDTILKTNLEAVKEIAYQLRLRNIGGIIIIDFIDMEKEVNREKVYAALEDALKSDKSKTNILKISELGLVEMTRKRVRESIGRMMCEPCPYCEGRGYVKSKTTICHEIFRELRREMLDIRGTKVLLSVHPQVADLLYDEERRGLEELEKKFKKRVTVRAKPGFHQEQFEVVIS, from the coding sequence ATGGCATCAGAACTTGTTATTAACGTCACCGCCCATGAGACGCGCATCTCCTTGATTGAAAAGGGGACCATTGCAGAGCTGTATATCGAACGCACGCGGGAAAAAGGGATCGTCGGCAACATCTACAAGGGCCGGGTAGTCCGGGTACTGCCCGGCATGCAGGCGGCCTTTGTTGACATCGGCCTTGAAAAGGCGGCCTTTCTGTATGTGGCCGATGTGTTCGACGCCATTGAAGAGTATGAAAACCTGATGGATGGCGGCAAGAAGGAAGACCATCACGATGACAGCAGCGACCAGGAATTCAAGGTGCTGCATCCGATCGAAGACCTGCTGCAGGAGGGCCAGGAACTGCTGGTACAGGTTTCAAAGGAACCGATCGGCACCAAAGGGGCCCGCATCACCTCACACATCTCGCTGCCGGGCCGTCATGTCGTCTACATGCCCACCGTTGATCATGTCGGCATCTCCCGCAGGATTGAAGAGGAAGAGGAGCGGGAACGGCTGCGCGAAATCGTTGACCGCCTGCGCCAACCCGGCTGCGGCTTCATTGTCCGCACCGCATCGGAAGGCAAGACCGAAGAAGACCTGCGGGCTGACATGGAATACCTGGCCAAGATCTGGGCCGAGATCGTCAACAAGAAGGAGAAGGCAACGGCCCCCTGCCTGATCCACGCCGACCTTGATGTGGTGCAGAAGGTGGTCCGGGATATCGTGACCGATGACGTCAATCGTATTGTGATCGACTCCAAGGCCGACCATGACCGGATTGTGCAGTTTATCTCCACCTTTATGCCCAAGATGAAATCCTCCATCGAACTGTATGATGAGGAGGAGCCGATTTTTGACCAGTACGGCCTGGAGGTTGAAATCAGCCGCGCCCTTGGACGCAAGGTCTGGCTGAAATCAGGCGGCTATATCATTATCGAGCAGACCGAAGCGCTGACCGCCATTGACGTCAACACCGGCCGCTTTGTGGGCAAGCACAATCTGGAAGACACCATCCTCAAGACCAACCTTGAAGCGGTCAAGGAGATCGCCTACCAGCTGCGCCTGCGCAATATTGGCGGCATTATCATCATCGACTTTATCGACATGGAGAAAGAGGTCAACCGCGAGAAGGTCTATGCAGCCCTTGAAGATGCCCTCAAGAGTGATAAATCCAAGACCAATATCCTGAAGATATCCGAGCTGGGACTGGTGGAGATGACCCGCAAGCGGGTACGGGAAAGCATCGGCAGAATGATGTGTGAACCCTGCCCCTACTGTGAGGGGCGCGGCTACGTCAAGTCCAAGACCACGATCTGCCATGAGATCTTCAGGGAGTTGCGGCGCGAGATGCTGGATATCCGCGGCACAAAGGTCCTGCTCAGTGTCCACCCCCAGGTGGCTGACCTGCTCTATGATGAAGAGCGACGCGGGCTGGAAGAGCTTGAAAAGAAGTTTAAGAAGCGGGTCACAGTCAGGGCCAAGCCGGGCTTCCATCAAGAACAGTTCGAGGTGGTTATCAGCTAA